tggttttcctgccgaattagacagaattcatttttaagttatgtacccaattaacagaatttatctgaattaaaaatttcattctgtcgaattctgcaaaacagaattaaactgaattgaaaatttgaatttgaattaaacagaataaaaccgatttaaaaatttcaaattcgttttaattcagttaaattcagattcagaaccagaaattggagaattattttttaattaatcagaattaaaccgaatagaattatttaaattcgttttaattttgacaaattctggttttcctgccgaattagacagaattcatttttaagttaggtaccgaattaacagaatttatctgaattaaatagaattaaaaatttaattcggtttaattcgatcgaattcagttgtttaatcaggggagctatatgatcatatctgatatCACATATGATGATATATATCCATATCTGACCGTATGtgtgaatataaatttataatacttaattttgcgtactaataaaaatagatattgATATTATCAGATCTGAgtattcatatatgatcatatgtgaATAGATTTTGAAACATTAGTCATATATGACTATATCTGAACATAGGCTCTAGAATATGGGCATCTATGAACCATATATATGAGGATATGTATTATGTGTCAAATCTTGATATTTATACaggatcatatatgatcatataagaatAGACATGATTGTAGGCATTTATGACCCCATGTGATCATTTgtactcatatatgatcatagtgaGCAATATATGGTAGTATATTTACacatataactatatatgacTGTATATGATCAGATAGGAGTTATTATTCCATGTGATCAGATTTAGATACTTAtctttttatgtaaataaacaCGAGCATAAAAACCTTATATGATCACATACTTTCATGATGATCATATATTGTTATAAATGCTCATATATGTCGCTATggttaatcatataaaatcagaTAAGCCTCATCACTGGTTTTAATCAAGACTTACCGTTTGttcatgatcatatatgatcagataggACCAATTACTAAACATAATCACATCGACGTAGTAATATCagtcatatataaacatatgttGATATTTCTGCTCATATATGTGGTtctatatgatcatatacaaTCAGATATGTCCATTTTTCAGTTTTAACCAAATTCTAATGCTTATatacaatcatatatgatcatatctgactatttttcactaaatattatacttataatataacaaaatatgattttatgaattaaaggTCCATTCGATAAACTATTATTCCGGAACATCGACAATTTGCCACCAAATTGGGGGGCGTATGCGCTGTTTTTCCAACAATAATCCaaattataacaatattaaCGGCAACGGTAGCATCGTCGTCACTAAAGACGATAATAATGTCACAACATGGAATATTAATGACATTAATGAGGAGTATACTATTCAAAATCATGACAATAACACGAATATCgtgaatattaataacaacaaaaagtcacttattattgaaaataatgttAACAACACCAATGAAGTTAATATTAAGAATATTAATGACGTAActaaaattagtaattttaataataacaacaatacgATAACTATCGGAAGTAATAGCAATAGTATTACTATTAATAGCAACAGTAACAATTTGAACgatattaatatcaagaaaAATAGTAAGATCATTAATATCCAAAactataacaataatttagatgcgattaatattgaaaatgatagcgaccaaattattattaaagataatagtaataataataaagtattaaCCGTCGGTAAAAACAGTAACGTTATTTCTATtaccagcaataataataataataatgaaataaatattaataatgacaatatTGGTAATATTACTattagcaataataataataacgttaattcgatttttgttaaaaataataaggcTATTAATAttcgtaataataataataatgttgttACGATCACGATTAATGCTAACAGTGAATTGATaacgattaataataataagaataatgtgcttactattattattaatggtgATAGTaagcttattattattaataatggcAAGAATAATGTTAATGATATAACTATTAAAGGAAAAGAGGGTAAGGTTATTATTAATGAGAGTAATCATATTACTAATGTTAATACGAttaatggtaataattactatggaTGGacggattattaattaatgatgttaataataaaatttgtaacaaTGAGGATTGATGATTAATGAGTGATTAATGGCAGTTGGTTAcattaattagttataatttttgttagatTGTAGAATGAagttgttaataaattattactgagAAAACACtatggaatttttatttttttattagatgacgttttggttaattaatggtgtgattattttttttgtaattttaatatggtcatgtgggtactcaaactagaGGAAATTGTCTGGGTAGTGAGACTATAGgtgtgaaaattgaaaaataaaaaaattaattttgaaattatggtaatttttgaaatggaattctttttttttaaatatagtgatgtgggtactTAAACTACTAGAAATTGTCTGGGTAATGAGACTGTAggtatgaaaattaaaaaataaaaaaattaattttgaaattatggtaatttttggaatggaattctttttttttaaatatagtgatgtgggtactTAAACTAGAGGAAATTGTCTGGATAATGAGACTGTAGgtgtgaaaattgaaaaataaaaaaattaatttcctatttatggtaatttttggaatggaattcttttttttttaaatatagtgatgtgggtactTAAACTAGAGGAAATTGTCTGGGTAGTCAGACTGTAGgtgtgaaaattgaaaaataaaaaaattaatttcctatttatggtaatttttggaatggaattcttttttttttaaatatagtgatgtgggtactTAAACTAGAGGAAATTGTCTGGGTAGTCAGACTGTAGgtgtgaaaattgaaaaataaaaaaattaatttcctatttatggtaatttttggaatggaattcttttttttttaaatatagtgatgtgggtactTAAACTAGAGGAAATTGTCTGGGTAGTGAGACTGTAGgtgtgaaaattgaaaaataaaaaaattaatttcctatttatggtaatttttggaatgggattctttttttttaaatatagtgatgtgggtactTAAACTAGAGGGAATTGTCTGGGTAGTGAGACTGTAGgtgtgaaaattgaaaaatgaaaaaattaatttcctatttatgataatttt
The DNA window shown above is from Microplitis mediator isolate UGA2020A chromosome 1, iyMicMedi2.1, whole genome shotgun sequence and carries:
- the LOC130665227 gene encoding putative uncharacterized protein DDB_G0286901; protein product: MCLKNILIFSIISLAEIKVHSINYYSGTSTICHQIGGRMRCFSNNNPNYNNINGNGSIVVTKDDNNVTTWNINDINEEYTIQNHDNNTNIVNINNNKKSLIIENNVNNTNEVNIKNINDVTKISNFNNNNNTITIGSNSNSITINSNSNNLNDINIKKNSKIINIQNYNNNLDAINIENDSDQIIIKDNSNNNKVLTVGKNSNVISITSNNNNNNEININNDNIGNITISNNNNNVNSIFVKNNKAINIRNNNNNVVTITINANSELITINNNKNNVLTIIINGDSKLIIINNGKNNVNDITIKGKEGKVIINESNHITNVNTINGNNYYGWTDY